The Glycine soja cultivar W05 chromosome 19, ASM419377v2, whole genome shotgun sequence genomic sequence TTACATATGGCACAAACTTGAAGCTACTAatttgcatttttcttttacatctTGAAACGGGTATAATTGATTATGTTCTAATTTAATTCTTTGAGGAATGCAGGGTGATCAAGCATCTATAATTGGGGGTGCTATCAACTTTGTTAAGGAGCTGGAGCAGAGGCTGCAATTTCTTGGTGGTcagaaagagaaagaggagaAATCTGATGTGCCCTTTTCTGAGTTCTTCTCCTTTCCACAGTACTCAACAAGTGCCGGTGGGGGCTGCGACAATTCTACAGCCATGAGTGAGCAAAAGTGTGAGGCTCAGTCTGGCATTGCTGACATAGAAGTGACAATGGTAGAGAGCCATGCAAATCTCAAAATAAGATCCAAGAAACGGCCAAAGCAGCTCTTGAAAATAGTCTCTAGTTTGCATGGCATGCGTCTCACAATCTTGCACCTAAATGTTACCACCACAGGGGAAATTGTCCTCTATTCTCTTAGTGTTAAGGTTTGTGTTACCTTTCTCTTTGGTGTTCTTTTCTTCTCcgaggttttaaattgtggccGTAATCACAGTTAcaattttaacatgattcttgaTATTGTGAGAAATTACAAACAAGAGGGCAACAATCCTAAAAACGTTGATGTCACAATCAAAATCACAGTCATGGACTGTTTTTTAAACCTTATGATACATGTCTTTGTGAGCATTGAAAAGtgtatataaataattgaaaattttcttgTAGGTGGAAGAAGATTGCAAGCTGGGATCAGTGGATGAGATAGCTGCAGCAGTGTACCAAATGCTGGATAGGATTCAACAAGAGTCAATCTTGAATTAAGATTCTGAAGTTGAGCTAATTTGGCCCAATTTTTTTAACCTGATCAAGAAGAccttattatatttgtttctcttttttcaaGTTGTACGTAATTATTGCAACGGCTGTGGATCCTGTTGTTAATCTACTGAAGCACCTTGATCGATGTGGGGTCCTTGGAGGAAGTTTTTGGTTGATTCCTTCTTATTGTCTATCTAGCTACCTCTATTTTTtatccttctctctctttctctctttctgtaCTTTGGGTGGAGAAGGTTGTAGTGTATTGTATTGTGCTTGAGACACATTCAAGTGCTCTCAGTCAATTCTGCTTACCTTGCTTTAATAGCGGTAGGCCATCTCAATCTCAAACAAAAGCCAATTTGTCAAGCCCAAATGCAGAATATCTCAAAGTCACtttgaatgaaaaaagataGCCAAAGATTTTAGGAGATTCACATCCACTGTTAACTGTTTAGTccattttttttcccctttcatttggttgttacattttttacttctttctaACCACTACCAGTTAAAACgaaaaatatattgcataagAAAAAACCCGAATATTATATTGATTCTTGTCTCATTATGGACAATAGCTGGAACAAGATAAACATCAAAAGTTATGTTCATTAATACAAAATTCCTAATGTTATCTAATTGTAATATGCTCTGCGAACTATTATCATTtatcagagcttctattctgagGATTTGACTCAAGCATTATATTGCTCTAGTAGATTGTGTAAAAttgattaaatgaaaaataattagtataaaacAATTGTGCATCGGAGATGAAAAGCTATTGTGGACTTGCAGCCAAAGGtcaaatcaaaagaaagaagaCCCGTGTGCTCTACATATGGAACTGTGTATTAGATGGGAACGTTGCGGAACACAGGAAGGAAGAGCTAAATTTTCTCTGCATGCGtcgattttttcatttttcacacTGAACGAAGAACGGTCCATCCTTATCATCATTAGGAAGCTGACTAAACTGAATCCAGGAATCTACAGATAAATTCATGCATCTACTATGTATTCATTATTAAGCGTAGATCGATGTATTCCATTGtttgaatattaaataattgaCATCAGTTACCTtgcttttattatatttttttacatgtcttttaaaacattatccaaattaaataaaataactttttgttaTAAGCAAAATGTTTTCCTTTATTAAAAGAATGTTAACCAGTGTTTTaggatattattaaaaaatttaaaatgttttttattataaaaaagatacCGATATAATTTTACCTCAATTGACATGAGATTTTTCGGCTTAACTGATAGTTTCGAATTTAAGCTTTAAAGTATATAACTTAGTTAAATACTTGTAAGTAATCATACTTGACTGCTTGCGCAAAATCACCACTATCTACATACTTATGGTCtcgtatgaaaaaaataattttaccttAATTTTCAATACACCctgttataaatttaataaaataatatatttattgattctttaattaatgtttttttaataacatcaaGATTAGAACCTAGAACCTTTTGTAAACCATCCAAATTACCTTATCACTAGGCCTACCTAgtgattcaaatttcaattaaacTATTTATAAGACTCTATTGTTAAGTTTATAATGACAATAATAAAGATTGGACTTAAGATCTCATAATCTACTCCAACCTCGCTATTAGGCCAACCCTAATGTGATAATGTTTGCTTCTTTAAACAACTATGTTAACTAGCTCGCAATTTCAAAAAAGGTGCTGTTTTCTTATAAAAGTTATACAAGGTAATGTTAttcataaaacaaatttttgtaaatattactctcacttttttctttgtttccttttatgacatttttttatggaattttaTGAGATTACATATCATAcatttctcttttttcactttctatttctctcttataaaaaatattatataaataagattctctctgatgttttttttttcttataaaaaacaaatgataTCGATAGTGATTTCAAGAGACTGTAACTCAAGATTTGCAATAGAAACGTTCTTATTGTTATATTatctaaagaaattatttttcaaaaaaggcCACTTTCACATAATTTTTAGAAGCAAAACATGATCATGACAGCTGTTGACGGGAGGACAAGAGAgactgagaaaagaaaaagaaataggagGGCAGTGATTAATGGTGGCTGTTACGGACAAGTAGGTGAGTTATAGGGATCATCCTTCATTCTTTTTCACTTTCTGAGTctacaatatttttaataactagCTATTGAAAAATGCAAATGATTAGGGCATTGAAGGTAAAAATAATGGCCCCATCAAGTAGTACGATATTCGTAGTCGAATTCCTATgcgaaaaaataaaagaaagtagtGTTGTGGTGGGGCCATCGAATATCTTCAAGAGCAGAATGAAAAGAATAAAGTTACAAtttgcaaatatattttaaacttaaactatttttaaaaagcgAGTGAAGACCTTTTTTGTggttagtattttcattttgagtTATTTGAGTTAGCACAAAGCAAATGTGATTTGAGTCAACCAAAACAGTAACTTGTCCAGGTAAAAGAGTTTTCCCTTCGTTGATTTATTCAATTCTGTACTCAAAACCTATTGCATGTATATATTGGAGGTTTGAGTTACCATGATGATTGCTTCTTGAATACTGGACATGATAATTGGCTTCTTATTTAGAAATGGCCCTTCAACTATGGTCTCCTTCTATgcagttttttcaattttaagacCTTGTTCTATTCCTTCATTTGGTTAAGCGAGAATTCCTTCTTCATTCAAATCCAAAATA encodes the following:
- the LOC114399305 gene encoding transcription factor bHLH94-like, which produces MCLPEGERGMALEAVVYPQPQDPFGYGIKDPSYNYNNLLEGGGGNWGFEKEEQGFVTFLENQTENYPYGEWNCSPSPPSMLPHLNASNPQSSETSNIHNNLDSSISTPARPKRRRTKSRKNKEEIENQRMTHIAVERNRRKQMNEYLSVLRSLMPESYVQRGDQASIIGGAINFVKELEQRLQFLGGQKEKEEKSDVPFSEFFSFPQYSTSAGGGCDNSTAMSEQKCEAQSGIADIEVTMVESHANLKIRSKKRPKQLLKIVSSLHGMRLTILHLNVTTTGEIVLYSLSVKVEEDCKLGSVDEIAAAVYQMLDRIQQESILN